In a genomic window of Telopea speciosissima isolate NSW1024214 ecotype Mountain lineage chromosome 5, Tspe_v1, whole genome shotgun sequence:
- the LOC122662637 gene encoding 50S ribosomal protein L21, chloroplastic yields MASARLSFSSWTPIAVTAHKQNSKVALLSKSSLNFIPSASFLPSDRLIFCPPLSSPVISRNSTFSFVTKSSETEAIVVEAEPESEPAQLVETLTEVPKREEIFAVVMVGSRQYIVHPGRFIYTQRLKGASVNDKIILNKVLLVGTKTSTYIGKPVVPNAAVHAVVEEQLLDRKVIVFKYKKKKNYRRNIGHRQPITRIRITGITGYQDSPAVTLET; encoded by the exons ATGGCGTCTGCGAGACTTAGCTTCTCCTCATGGACACCAATAGCAGTAACCGCTCATAAGCAAAATTCTAAAGTAGCTCTTCTTTCCAAGAGCAGTCTCAACTTCATCCCTTCTGCCTCATTTCTTCCTTCCGACAGACTCATCTTCTGCCCTCCCCTGTCTTCTCCTGTAATATCTCGGAACTCCACCTTTTCGTTCGTAACCAAATCCTCCGAAACTGAAGCAATCGTCGTTGAAGCTGAACCGGAATCTGAGCCAGCCCAACTCGTAGAAACGCTGACAGAAGTTCCCAAACGTGAAGAGATTTTTGCTGTTGTCATG GTTGGGTCTCGTCAATATATTGTTCACCCTGGACGGTTCATCTATACACAAAGGCTTAAAGGTGCCAGTGTGAACGATAAG ATAATCTTGAACAAGGTTTTACTGGTAGGCACCAAAACAAGTACATACATTGGGAAACCAGTGGTGCCCAATGCTGCTGTACATGCAGTGGTTGAGGAACAG TTGTTGGACCGCAAAGTAATTGTCTTCAagtacaagaagaaaaagaactatCGGAGGAATATTGGTCACAGACAG CCAATCACAAGGATAAGGATAACAGGCATCACTGGTTATCAAGACTCACCAGCTGTTACACTGGAGACATAG
- the LOC122663319 gene encoding uncharacterized N-acetyltransferase p20-like, whose protein sequence is MAQLNTKVILSDIYLRPFKESDLEDYMIFMSDDKVSQFCRWNTMCKEEAFNELMYAIYTHPWYRAICVKDMPIGYILVKQGEGNDRCRGEIGYVLGSAYWGQGIITHAVKMVISSIFSESQGLERLDALIDVENLRSQRLVDKIGFIREGVLRKYRIHKGRSRDMVIYSLLNSDSTVHG, encoded by the coding sequence ATGGCACAACTCAATACCAAGGTGATTCTCTCAGACATCTATCTTAGGCCCTTCAAAGAATCTGATCTTGAAGACTACATGATCTTCATGAGTGATGATAAGGTGAGCCAATTCTGCCGCTGGAATACCATGTGTAAAGAAGAAGCTTTCAATGAACTGATGTATGCTATCTACACCCACCCTTGGTACAGGGCGATCTGCGTAAAAGACATGCCCATCGGATACATATTGGTTAAGCAAGGCGAAGGAAATGATCGATGCCGAGGCGAAATCGGGTATGTTCTAGGCTCAGCATATTGGGGACAAGGAATTATTACACATGCTGTGAAGATGGTGATCTCTTCAATATTTAGTGAGTCGCAAGGTTTGGAGAGACTTGACGCTCTGATAGATGTGGAGAACTTGAGATCTCAAAGGTTGGTTGATAAGATTGGGTTCATTAGAGAGGGTGTTTTGAGGAAGTATAGGATTCACAAAGGGAGGAGCAGGGACATGGTCATCTATAGCCTTCTCAACAGCGATAGTACTGTACATGGCTAA
- the LOC122663320 gene encoding uncharacterized N-acetyltransferase p20-like has protein sequence MAQLNTKATLSDISLRPFKESDLEDYMILMSDDKVSQFCRWNTMCKEEAFNELIYAICTHPWYRAICVKDMPIGYILVKQGEGNDRCRGEIGYVLGSAYWGQGIITHAVKMVISSIFSELQGLERLEALIDVENLRSQRVVDKIGFIREGVLRKYWIHKGRTRDMVIYSLLNSDSTVHG, from the coding sequence ATGGCACAACTCAATACCAAGGCGACTCTCTCAGACATCTCTCTTAGGCCCTTCAAAGAATCTGATCTTGAAGACTACATGATCTTAATGAGTGATGATAAGGTGAGCCAATTCTGCCGCTGGAATACCATGTGTAAAGAAGAAGCTTTCAATGAACTGATTTATGCTATCTGCACCCACCCTTGGTACAGGGCGATCTGCGTAAAAGACATGCCCATCGGATACATATTGGTTAAGCAAGGCGAAGGAAATGATCGATGCCGAGGCGAAATCGGGTATGTTCTAGGCTCAGCGTATTGGGGACAAGGAATTATTACACATGCTGTGAAGATGGTGATCTCTTCAATATTTAGTGAGTTGCAAGGTTTGGAGAGACTTGAAGCTCTGATAGATGTGGAGAACTTGAGATCTCAAAGGGTGGTTGATAAGATTGGGTTCATTAGAGAGGGTGTTTTGAGGAAGTATTGGATTCACAAAGGGAGGACCAGGGACATGGTCATCTATAGCCTTCTCAACAGTGATAGTACTGTACATGGCTAA